Part of the Clostridia bacterium genome, GCGCTTATCGCGACCTATATCGCCGCGCCTCAGGTGCTGATAGACGAAAACCTCGAAACCATGCCCGCGTTCGATATATTCCTCGTCGCGGTGCCGTTCATCTACATAATCGCGGTCATAGTCTTCTCGGTAAGGAAGATAAAGATCGAGGATAACCCGATCGAAATGAAAAAGCACGTATCCGTCGGCTTCTTCCCGCTGATAGTCATCGCGGGCAGCGCCGTGCAGCTGCTGGCGCTGACGACCACCCCGATATTCTGCTTCGCCTGCGCGATACTCATGCTTGTATTCTACATCCAGCAGATGGACGAGCGCATCTCCACCGACCCGCTGACGCAGCTCAACAACCGCGGCCAGCTGCTTCGCTACGTTTCGCAGCCGAACCTCCGCAAGGAGGGGCGCAGGACCTACGTCATGATGATCGACATCAACGACTTCAAGGACATCAACGACACCTACGGCCACGCCGAAGGCGACCGCGCGCTGCGGATAATTTCCGACGCGCTCCGCAACGCCGCGCAGCGCTATAACTTCCCGCTCTTCCTCGGGCGCTACGGCGGCGACGAATTCATAATCATTATGCACCCCGGCTCCGAGAAGGACATCGAGAACCTCCCCGCCGAGATACGCGCTCAGATCGAGCTCGGCTCCTCCGTGGAGAACCTTCCGTACAGCATCAGCGTCGGCATCGGCTACGACGAGCTGCGCGCGGGCGGCGACACCTTCCAGCAGTGCCAGCAGCGCGCCGACCACAAGCTCTATCTCGATAAGGAATACACAAAGCTCGAGAGCGGCTCTCTTGCAAGACAGCGATAACGCCGCGCGCCGGATGCCGTAACGCATTCTTAAAACGGCAACAGCGAATTGTAATATTATCCCGTTTTCCGAGTCTCTTAAAGGAACGGAGGAACTCGAGATATGATTTTCAGAAACGGAATCAATACGAATATAAGAGCGCGCGGGCGCACGGCGCTGTTTTTCATTCTCATTACCGCGCTGACGTTTTCGCTCGTACTGTCGCTCGGCGTACTTTCATACAGCGGGAAGATAATAGACCGCTGCAACGACGCGTACCGCTCCGTAGGATTGCTCGAATACATGGGCGGAGACTACCCCGACGAAAACGCTGCCGATCCTTTCGCAAGGGCGGCCGCCGAGAACGTCGGGGCGTTTTTCGGCAAGCTGCCGGAGGGCGTCGAGGACTGGACGGAAACGCGCTCGGACATAGTCTTCGCGGACGGCTTCACGAACAAGAGCACGTCGTCTAAATACGCCGATTACGGAGTCGTCGTGCTCAGCGGCATCGGCGATCCGGTCTATCGCATGACGTTCGATTACCTCTCGATAGAGGACACCGTGCGCGAACTCTTCGGCTACGAGGGCGGTTTCACCGTCACGAACGACTACCTGAACAATAACAACGGGACCGCCTTCATCGTCGGCGGCGGTTATTACGTCCTGACCGACGACGGCGACTTCTACTCCCTCGACGGCTACGGCTGCGATTACGACGAGGACGGGAACGTCGTCGGCGTCATCATTCCGCGCGAGGACAAAAGCGCGATCTCATACTACTCCGCGCGCGTCAGCGAGGTGCTTTACGCCGCCGATTTCAAGGCGAACAGACTCGTCAACCTCATCCCCGGCGAGCTCGATTTCGTTCCCGAGAAGGGCAAAAGCTATATCGCGCACGGCGTCTTCCTGCCGAAAAACTCGGTTGAGCCGTATAACGGCATCGCGAGCTTCGAGGTCGTTTCGATAAAGGGATACGACGGCTCGCCGTTCGCGCTCCGCGACGGCGCGGAACCGGCGATCTTCGCGCAGACCGCGGAGCTTTATAACAAGCTCAACAACTGTCTTGTACTCGACAGCGCCGACGACGTGAACGACCTTTACGAGTTCCATCAGGGGCTCGTCTACGCGGAGCGCGGCGAGATCCCCTCGCCCGAAGACAGGGACTCGTGTATAATCACACCGAATATCGCTTACGCCCTCGACCTTTCGCCCGGCGGCGAGATACACGTCACGCTGCTGACCTCTGCGGAGGATTCGCGCTATGATCTCGACGTC contains:
- a CDS encoding GGDEF domain-containing protein, which encodes MPQQYFLYYTVSNVICAIIFGIMLAHDLASIDRQEKQIKFDRALIAFMLYFISDSVWAGVDSGIIPKTHFSVFVTNLANCVIMAAITYLWLRFVMAVEEVVDRDRRGTIFSIMLPLILSTAALIATYIAAPQVLIDENLETMPAFDIFLVAVPFIYIIAVIVFSVRKIKIEDNPIEMKKHVSVGFFPLIVIAGSAVQLLALTTTPIFCFACAILMLVFYIQQMDERISTDPLTQLNNRGQLLRYVSQPNLRKEGRRTYVMMIDINDFKDINDTYGHAEGDRALRIISDALRNAAQRYNFPLFLGRYGGDEFIIIMHPGSEKDIENLPAEIRAQIELGSSVENLPYSISVGIGYDELRAGGDTFQQCQQRADHKLYLDKEYTKLESGSLARQR